TCCGTGGCGCAGTCAGGCCGCATGGATCGCGCATCAGTTGGGTGCGGATGCTGCGGGCCTGGAGCGGGCCAAAGACTGTTTTCGCTCGGATCTATACCGGAAAAACCTTGCTGATGCTGGCGCAGACATGCCCGGCGCGTCTGAAAAAGAAGAAGGGTCGTTGCAAGTTGCAACGGCTGTCGCATCGTCGCGCGGTCAAATGATTCTTGCGCCGGATGCTTATTTTGACGGCAGGACATTTGATTTCAGCGGGCAAAGGTGATGAACATTTGAGCACATACTGCATTGCGGCAATTTTAATGCGGCGATGCAGAAAAAAGAATTGAAACGCCGACTCGTCTTGCGTCACGTTTAGGCCAAGAGGCAACGAAGCCGACACCGCACCGCCACTGACGGGGTGCATTTTCTCAGAGCAAAGCCGCTCGTTTAGACCACGGACCTCCTCCCCCGTGATCTCGACGTGCGGCTTTTTTGTTTTTCGACAGGACCACAAAGGGACTCCAAAATGAAAAAGACGTTATCCGTATTGCTTGCCACCAGCTGCCTCATTGCGCCGGCCGCCTTTGCGCAAAACCTCGATCTTGAAAAAGAGGACCTGACCCTTGGCTTTATCAAGCTGACCGACATGGCCCCCTTGGCCGTCGCCTATGAGCTTGGCTATTTCGAAGACGAGGGCTTGTTCGTCACGCTGGAGGCACAAGCCAATTGGAAGGTTTTGCTGGATGGTGTGATCAGCGGCCAACTGGATGGTGCCCACATGCTAGCCGGTCAACCATTGGCCGCCACGATTGGTTACGGCACAGAGGCGCATATCATCACGCCCTTTTCGATGGACCTGAATGGCAACGCCATCACGGTTTCCAACGAGATTTGGGACGAGATGCGTCCGAACGTGCCACTGATGGAGGACGGCCGCCCCCAGCACCCGATCAGCGCCGCCGCGCTTGCGCCTGTGGTTGAGGACTACCTTGATCGCGGTGAGCCGTTCAACATGGGCATGGTCTTTCCCGTCTCAACCCATAACTACGAAATCCGTTATTGGTTGGCCGCGGGCGGCCTTGAGCCTGGCTATTACAGCCCACAAGATATCTCGGGTCAGATCGGCGCGGATGTCTTGCTCTCGGTGACGCCTCCGCCGCAAATGCCTGCGACGATGGAAGCAGGCACGATCTATGGCTACGCCGTGGGCGAGCCGTGGAACCAGCAGGCCGTGTTCAAAGGGATCGGCGTCCCCGTCATCACCGATTACGACATGTGGAGCAACAATCCAGAAAAGGTCTTTGGCATCACCGATGAATTCGCCGAGGCCTATCCCAACACCACAATCGCGATGACCAAGGCCTTGATTCGCGCGGCGATCTGGCTTGATGAAAACGACAACGCCAACCGCGAAGAGGCAGTGGAGATTTTGGCGCGCTCTGAATATGTCGGCGCAGATGCCGAGGTCATCGCCAATTCCATGACCGGCTTCTTCGAGTTTGAAAAAGGCGATGTACGCCCTGCACCTGATTTCAACGTCTTCTTCCGCTACAATGCGACCTATCCGTTCTATTCAGACGCGATCTGGTATCTGACGCAGATGCGTCGTTGGGGCCAAATCCCTGAAACGATGCCAGATGACTGGTATTTCGAGACCGCTGCCGAGGTTTATCGCCCCGACATCTACCTTGAGGCCGCACGTCTGCTGGTTGACGAAGGCTTGGCCAATGAAGCGGATTTCCCATGGGACAGTGATGGCTTCAAAGAACCGACACCGGCCAGCGATATCATCGACGCCATTCCTTATGACGGCCGCGCGCCCAACGCCTACATCGACAGCCTGCCCATCGGCTTGAAGTCCGGCCAGACCGTCGTTGATAGCGAAATCCAAGGCTAATCAAACGGCCCCTTCGGCCTTTGCCGAAGGGGTCAGACCCCTTTCAAAACCAGTAGCTGGACCCAGATATGACCGCGATTGATCCCCAGACACTTGACCAAGAAGACCGCCGCGCCCGCCGTTTCGCGCGCATCAACAAGGCCGATGCGTGGTTTCGCGTTTTGGGTCTGTCGTGGCTCACGCCCGTTCTAAAGGCCGCAGCGGGTGATAATCCGCGCGCGCAGATGGGTGAAATCTGGCGGCTGTTGGGGGTGCCGTTACTGGCCATCGCGATTTTCCTGATGATGTGGGCGACACTGGCCCCACGGGTGCAAACATCGCTGGGTGCCGTGCCCGGACCGGTTCAGGTCTGGGAACAGGTGGGAGAGTTGCATCAAGACGCCCTTCGCGAAGGTGAAAAAGCCACCGCCTTTTATGAACGCCAGGACGCGCGCAACGCCGAGGCCATAGCCGAAGGCAACCCCGACGCAGTTCGCGACCGGGTATATACGGGCAAACCAACGTATTACGATCAGATATGGACCTCGATCAAAACGGTATTCTTCGGCTTTCTGATCGCGTCTATCTTTGCCATTCCACTGGGTATCGCGGCGGGTCTGTCAGTGACGGCAAACGCCGCCCTCAACCCGCTGATCCAGATATTCAAACCTGTCTCGCCTCTGGCCTGGCTCCCGATCGTCACGATGGTGGTCTCAGCGGTCTACACCACCAATGACGGGATGTTCTCGAAATCCTTTCTGATCTCGGCCGTGACCGTGACGCTGTGTTCGCTGTGGCCAACGCTGATCAATACGGCACTTGGTGTGTCCAGCATTGACAAAGACCTTGTTTCGGTCAGCCGCGTTCTGAAAATGAACACCTACACCAAGATCACCAAACTGGTCTTGCCGTCCGCGCTACCGTTGATCTTTACCGGATTGCGTCTGTCGCTTGGGGTCGGCTGGATGGTGTTGATTGCGGCCGAAATGCTGGCGCAAAACCCGGGCCTGGGCAAATTTGTCTGGGATGAGTTCCAAAACGGATCATCGCAATCGCTGGCACGGATCATGGTCGCGGTCTTTACGATTGGCATCATCGGCTTCCTCTTGGATCGCGTGATGTATGCTCTGCAATCCATGTTCACATTCTCAAACAACCGGTAGCCCGCGCGCAAGAAGCGTAGCGATCGCGCACAAAGGAAAAACGATGAGCATTCTTTCCCTCAAAGGCGTCTCAAAAAGCTATGGTGATGTGCCGGTTTTGAAAGACATCAATCTGGATGTGGCAGCAGGTGAATTCGTGGTCATCCTCGGGTTTTCCGGCACCGGCAAGACGACACTGATCAACCTGATGGCGGGGCTGGAACCGCCCACCGCTGGTGCCGTGACGTTCAAAGGCGCGCCGATCACTGAACCGGGTCGGGAACGCGGTGTGATCTTTCAAAGCTATTCTTTGATGCCGTGGCTGACTGTGACTGGAAATGTGGCTTTGGCGGTGGATACGATGTTTCCCAACCTGGGCAGACAAGACCGCGCTACCAAGGTTGACCACTACGTTGATATGGTCGGCCTGAGCCACGCCGCCACCCGCCGCCCTGCGGAACTTTCGGGCGGGATGCGCCAACGGGTGAACGTTGCCCGCGCCCTTGCGATGGACCCCGAAGTCCTGCTGCTGGATGAACCGCTGTCCGCGCTTGATGCGCTGACCCGCGCCAATCTGGCAGATGAGATCGAGGCGATTTGGGACAAGGATAGAAAGACCTGCGTTCTGATCACCAATGACGTGGACGAGGCTATCATTCTGGCCGACCGCATCATTGCGCTGAACCCGGATGGCACCTTGGGCAATGAATTCAAGGTGGATATCCCGCGCCCGCGCGATCGCGTCGCGATGAACAGCGATGCCACGTTCAAAAAACTGCGCGGGCAAGTAACGAATTTTCTGATGGATGTCGGTATTGCCGCGAAGGTGGAAGGCGGACGCATATTGCCCGATGTGACACCAATCCACGCTGTTCCCGCAGTTGTCGCCAAGGCACAGGAAGGTGCGATTGAAGAAAAGTTCCTGAATTTCTCTCAACTCGACAAGGTGTATCCCACGCCCAAAGGGCCGCTGACCGTCGTTGAGAATTTCGACCTGAAGATCAACAAAGGCGAGTTTATCTCGCTGATCGGGCATTCGGGCTGTGGGAAGTCCACCGTGTTGACAATGGCGGCAGGACTCAATGAGATTTCCAAAGGCGCCATCCGCTTGGATGGTTGGAACGTTGAAGGGGCCGACCCCGAACGCGCCGTTGTGTTTCAATCGCCCAATCTGTTCCCGTGGCTGACCGCCAAAGAGAACGTCGCGATCGGCGTCGACAAGGTCTACCCACGCGCCTCGCAGGCCGAACGACAGGACGTGGTGGAATACTATCTTGAACGTGTGGGGCTTGCCGACAGCATGGACAAAGGGGCCGCAAGCCTCTCGAACGGGATGAAGCAGCGTGTGGGTATTGCGCGCGCCTTTGCTTTGTCGCCCAAATTGCTGTTGCTCGATGAACCCTTTGGGATGCTTGACAGCCTGACACGCTGGGAACTGCAAGAGGTCTTGATGGAGGTCTGGTCGCGCACCAAGGTCACTGCGATCTGCGTCACGCATGACGTGGACGAGGCCATACTACTGGCAGATCGTGTGGTCATGATGACGAATGGACCGCGCGCGACAATTGGCAAAATCACGGATGTAGACCTGCCGCGCCCACGCACCCGCAAAGCGCTGCTCGAACACCCGGATTACTATGCCTACAGGCAGGAAGTGCTCGATTTTCTTGAGGCGTATGAGCATGGCGCAACGCCCAAATCAAAACCCAACGCCATCGCAGCGGAGTAAGAACATGACCCAAAAACTGGTCGTCATTGGCGCAGGAATGGCCTCGGGGCGGGTGTTGGAACACCTGTTCGATGCGGGCGCAGATTATGAGGTGACGCTGTTTAACGCCGAAGCGCGCGGGAACTATAACAGAATCATGCTGTCGCCCGTCTTGTCGGGTGAAAAGTCATATGATGATATCGTTACCCATGATGCTGATTGGTACGAAAATCATGGTGTCACCTGCCGCTTCGGAGAGCATGTGACCGCGATTGATCGCAGCGCCAAAACAGTCACGGGCGAGAATGGCACCGTGCCTTACGACAAACTGCTGATCGCCACAGGATCGGCCCCCTTCATCATTCCGGTGCAGGGCAAGGATTTGCCGGGAGTCATCACCTACCGCGATCTTGATGATACCAATGCGATGATCGCGGCGGCAGCCAAAGGCGGCAAGGCTGTTGTCATTGGCGGCGGCCTGTTGGGGCTGGAAGCTGCGGCGGGCCTGACCGAACGCGGCATGGAGGTGACGGTGCTGCACCTCATGGGCCATCTCATGGAGCGACAGCTTGATGAAAGTGCCGGCTTCCTGCTGCGGCGTGATTTGCAGAACAAGGGCGTCAAGGTGATCTGTCAGGCGTCAACCGCCGCCATCCTGGGTGATCGTCACGTTGAAGGCGTGATGCTTGAAGATAACACTGGGCTGGAAGCAGATCTGGTTGTCATGGCCGTCGGTATTCGCCCCGAAACCCGGCTTGCAAATGATGCAGGGCTTGAGGTTGCGCGCGGGATCGAGGTCAACGCGCAGATGCAGACCTCTGACCCTGATATTCTTGCCGTCGGCGAATGCATCGAATTTGACGGCCATCTTTTTGGTCTGGTCGCCCCACTTTATGATCAGGCCAAGGTGGTCGCAAAGACGCTGATGGATGAACCGGACGCCTTTGTGGCGAAAGAGCTGTCGACCAAGCTGAAGGTCACCGGATGCGATCTGTTTAGCGCGGGTGATTTTTCGCAAGGGGAAGGGCGCGAGGATATCGTATTTCGCGATCCCGGGCGCGGCGTTTACCGCCGCCTTGTGGTTGAGGACGACGTGCTGGTGGGGGCCGTCATGTATGGCGATACATCTGACAGCAACTGGTTCTTTGGTCTGATCCGCGACAAGACCGACATCGCCGGGATACGCGATACCCTCATCTTCGGCCCAGCCTATCAAGGGGGGACCCCCCTGGACCCTTTAGCGGCTGTTGCAGCCTTACCGCGTGACGCGGAGATCTGCGGCTGCAACGGTATCTGCAAAGGGCAAATCGAAGACGCGATCGCAGCGGGTGCCTCTGATCTGGGCAGCGTGCGGGCAACCACCAAAGCATCCGGGTCCTGCGGGACATGCACGGGGCTGGTCGAACAAGTGCTGGCGGTTCGCTTGGGCGATGATTTCGTCGCGCCCGCCGCGGCCTCGGTCTGTGGCTGCACAGACATGACGCACGAAGATGTCCGCCGCATGATTAAGTCACAAAAGCTGACGTCGATGCCTGCGGTTTGGCAGGAATGCGGGTGGAAAACATCCTGCGGCTGTCATGTCTGCCGCCCCGCGTTGAACTTTTATCTGCTGGCCGATTGGCCGCTGGAGTATCAGGACGACCCGCAAAGCCGGTTCGTCAACGAACGCAAGCACGCGAATATCCAAAAGGATGGGACATTCAGCGTTGTGCCGCGCATGTGGGGTGGACTCACAACGCCCAACGAATTGCGCGCAATTGCGGATGCGGCGGACAAATACATGGTGCCTACTGTCAAGGTTACAGGCGGCCAACGCATCGACCTGTTGGGCGTCAAAGGCGAAGACCTGCCCGCCATCTGGGCGGATCTCAACGATGCGGGCATGGTGTCCGGACATGCCTATTCCAAGGGGCTGCGTACGGTGAAAACCTGCGTCGGCACGGACCATTGCCGCTTTGGCACGCAAGACAGCACCGGCCTTGGCATCAAGCTTGAAAAGGAACTGTGGGGGTCGTGGACGCCGCATAAGCTCAAGCTGGGCGTATCGGGGTGCCCACGCAATTGCGCCGAAGCGACGTGCAAAGACATCGGCATCATTTGCGTCGACAGCGGTTACCAGATCAGCATCGGCGGGGCGGCGGGCATGGACGTGCGCGAAACCGAATTGCTGGTGCAGGTGCCAACCCAAGAGGAAGCGCTATACGTGATCAAGGCGGTCACGCAGCTTTACCGCGAGAACGCCAAATATCTCGACCGGATCTACAAATGGATGGGCAAGGTCGGCCTGGATTGGATCAAAGAACGGATCGTCGATGATCAGGACAGCCGCGCGGACCTCGCCACGCGATTTGACCTCAGCCAATCCATCTATCGCAAGGATCCTTGGGCCGAGCATGCGCAAACCAAAGTCGAGCGCTACCAGCCCCTTGCTACCCTCGCGTTGGAGGCCGCAGAATGAGCGGCTGGATCGATATCGCGGCACTTGATGACATCCCGCAGCGCGGCGCACGCGTCGTCAAAACGGCGCTGGGTTGCGTGGCGGTTTTTCGCACGGGCGAGGACGAGGTGTTCGCGCTCAACAATGCATGCCCGCACAAATCCGGCCCCTTGGCCGAGGGCATCGTGCATGGCAAGTCAGTGACATGCCCGTTGCATAATTGGGTGATCTCGCTCGAAACCGGTGAGGCGCAAGGCGCCGACGAAGGACGCGTCGCCACATATCCGGCCCGCGTGGAACAGGGGCGCATTTTGCTGGACCCTGCGGTGCTGCAAGCGCAATCCATTCAAGGGTCTGCCGCATGAGCCTGACCCGCACCACGTGCCCTTATTGCGGCGTGGGCTGCGGTGTGCTGGCGGGCGCGGACGGGACCATCAAGGGAGACCCCGATCATCCGGCCAACTTCGGTCGGCTGTGTTCCAAAGGGTCTGCCTTGGGCGAAACGATTGATCTTGAAGGACGCCTGTTGCACCCAAAGATCGAAGGCCGCAAGGCGAGTTGGGACGAAGCGCTTGATCTGGTGGCCGCCAAGTTCACGGAAGCAATCCAAAAACATGGCCCCGAAAGCGTGGCATTCTACGCCTCGGGCCAATTGCTGAGCGAAGATTATTACGTCGCCAACAAGCTGATGAAAGGCTTTATCGGCGCGGCCAATATCGACACGAATTCGCGCCTTTGCATGGCGTCTTCTGTTGCCGGACATAAACGCGCGTTTGGCACGGATACGGTTCCAGGGATCTATGGCGACCTTGAGGAAGCGGATTTGGTTGTGCTGGTGGGATCGAACCTGGCGTGGTGTCATCCGGTTCTCTACCAACGGATCGCCGCCGCCAAAGATGCACGCCCGCACATGCGCGTGGTCAATATTGATCCGCGCCGCACAGCGACGACGGATTTGGCGGACCTGCATTTGCAGATCGCACCCGACGCTGATGTTGCGCTGTTTAATGTCCTGTTGGCACATCTCGCCAAGGCGGGGGCTTTGGATCACGGGTTTGTCGCAAACCATGTGAACGGATTGGACAAAGCGCTGACGGCGGCGGGTCAATCAAACCTCGCCGACACGGGATTAAGTGCGCAAGACCTTCAGTTGTTCTTGTCACTTTGGGCCAAGACCGAAAAGGTCGTGACCGTCTATTCGCAAGGCGTGAACCAGTCAGAGTCGGGCACTGACAAGGTAAACGCGATCTTGAATTGCCACTTGGCGACGGGCCGCATCGGCAAGCCCGGCATGGGGCCGTTTTCCATCACGGGCCAACCCAACGCCATGGGCGGGCGCGAGGTTGGCGGGCTGGCGAACATGCTGGCCAATCATCTTGAGCTGGACAACGCCGATCATCGTGCAGCCGTGCAAACGTTTTGGAACAGCCCGACCATTTGCACCCAGCCAGGCCTGAGGGCTGTCGATTTGTTCGACGCCTGTGCCAATGGCAAAATCAAGGCGCTTTGGGTCATCTCAACGAATCCGGCGGCGTCTTTGCCCGATGCAGACGGGGTGGCAGCGGCGATCGCCAACGTGCCATTTGTCGTGACATCTGACATCATCGAAAAGACGGACACCAATGATCTGGCGCATGTCCTGCTGCCCGCAACCGGGTGGGGTGAAAAGGATGGTACCGTCACCAATTCCGAACGCCGCGTGTCGCGCCAACGCGCCTTTTTGCCCGCACCGGGACAGGCGCGACCTGATTGGCAGATTATGAGCGATGTGGCGTCGCGCATGGGGTTTGCCGATGCGTTTCACTATCGCGCCCCGTCGGATGTCTTTGCCGAGTATGTCGCGCTTGATACCGCTACTTCTCAGTTCCCGCGTGACCTGGACCTGAGCATTTTTGCCGATGCGGATTATGCTGAAATGATCCCGTCGCAATGGCCCCGCGACGATCATCGCTTTTTTGCGGATGGTCGATTTTACCACCCCGATGGCAAAGCCAGAATGATCGCCGTGAAGGCGCCAACCCTCACCAAAACCCGCTTTGCCTTGAACACCGGGCGCAATCGTGACCAATGGCACACCATGACGCGCACCGGAAAATCCGCGCGTTTGGGGATGCATCTGGCCGAACCCTACGTCGAAATTCATCCCGAAGATGCGCATGCGTTAGAGTTGGGGCACGGCGACCTTCTGCGCGTTGAGAGCGTTTATGGCGGCGTGATCCTGCGTGTCCTGATCACGCCTCGCACGGCACCGGGACAATTGTTTGCGCCGATGCATTGGACACGGAAGCGCAGTGCGGGCAGTCCTGTCAACAGCCTCGTCGCCCCCTTCACCGATCCGGTTTCGGGCCAACCTGCATTGAAAGCTGGCGCTGTCACCGCCACGAAATTCAAGCCGAAGTGGTATGGATATCTCGCGACCGCTTCAACGCTTTCCCCGCAGACGACCTATGCAGCGATTGCCCGCACCCAAACAGGCTGGCAGGCCGAACTTGCCAGCGCGCAAACCCCGCACGATTGGCAAGCCGAGGCGCGGCGTTTGTCCGGCCAAACGACGGGCGATGCCTCGGTGCAGGGCGATGCCGCAACTGGCGTGGTCCGCATAGCCATCGTTCACAATGGTCTTATTACTGCGTTGTTCTTTGCCTCGCCAGAACCTGTCACATTGTCACGCACGGCGGTGATTGGCTTGATTGGCAGCAATACCTCCCCGCTCGCCGCTCTTGCGGGGCGCAACCCTGCTGATATGCCAGATGCAGGTGCCACGGTCTGTGCGTGTTTCAAAGTGGGCCGCAACACGCTTCTGGGCGCTATTTCCGAGGGCGCGCACAGCGTCGCGGCTTTGGGCGAAGCCACCTGCGCCGGAACAAATTGCGGGTCATGCAAGCCCGAGCTGAAAGCCCTGCTTTCGGAACAGACCCTCAGGGTCGCGGCACAATGAGCCTTGCCCCATTTGTCCAGATCGTCGCCCGCGGCAAGGGGCGCACACGGGCCATGACGATGGATGAAGCGCAGGATGCGATGGGCATAATCCTGAACGGGGAGGCCGCCCCCGAAGCGGTTGGCGCGCTTTTGATGGTGATGCGCTTGCGCGGAGAAACCGCCGCGGAAATCGCGGGCTTTACCGCAGCCCTGCGCGCGCATGTCGATGGGGCCTTGCCCAGGTCTGACCTTGATTGGCCGTCTTATGCCGCCGGCCGTAGCCGCGGCGCACCCCTGTTTTTGCTGGCCGCAGCGCTGGTCGGCCAAGCGGGCTATCGCGTGTCCATGCATGGTTGGAATTCCCACCAATCTGGGGTGGCGTCCGTGCGTGATGCGCTGCCCCTCGTCGGGCCGAATGTTGCCTATTTCCCGCTGGAGACCCTTAGCCCGGTTGCATTTGATTTACTGGCCTTGCGCGACACGTTCGGGCTGCGATCCTGTTTCAACACAGTTTTACGCATGTGGAACCCATCAAACGCCCCCGCAACCGTGCAAGGCGTGTTCCACCCGTCCTATCGCAGTTTACAGGCGCAAGCCGCCGCAATGCTGGGGCAAGAACAGCTTTGCATCATCAAAGGCGGCGGTGGTGAATTCGAGCGCCATCCATCCAAGGACATCACCGCCTTCGGGTTGCGCGATGGTGTGCACATCAAGCAGAAAACCCGCCCGATTGCCGATGACACACGCCGCCTGCACGAGGCCGATGCTCCTGTCGACCTCAACGCCCTTTGGCATGGCAAGTCACATGACCGCTTTGCCATTGCCACCATTACCGGCACCGCCGCACTCGCCCTGTGGACCTTGAAAGCCACGCCAACCGTGGCCGAAGCGCAGGACATGGCGCAAGACCTTTGGGCAACCCGACACCAACATGAAAGCCTGTCCGCATGAAAACCTTTCCGATGTTCCTTCAAATGGCAGGCCGCCGTGTTGTGATCCTGGGCGGCGGCGAGCAAGCGGCACAAAAAGCGCGTCTGATCCTGAAAACCGAAGCCTCGGTTGACGTCTACGCCCCGACACTTGATCCGGAATTGGCGGGTCTTGTCGCACAGGGGCGTCTGCATCACCATATCGGCCCTGTTACTCCGTCCTGTTTCGCGAACGCGGCGCTGACCTTTATCGCAACGGGCTGTCCCGGCCTTGACAGCGCGTTACACGCGCTCGCAAAAGAGGCAGGGGCGACGGTCAATGTCGTGGATCAGCCGCACCTTTGCGATGCGATAACCCCGTCAATTGTAGACCGTGACCCTGTCGTTGTGGCCATCGGAACCGAAGGCACAGCGCCCGTTCTGGCCCGCCAGATCAAAACAAGACTGGAGGAAACACTTGAACCGCGCCTGGGCGACCTGGCGGCTTTGGCTGGCCGCCTGCGTGCATCGGCCGCTGCCCGCCTCGCGCCCCGCGCGCGTCGCGATTTATGGCGTTGGGTGTTCAACGATCAACCGCGCCAACTGTTCACAAGCGGGGCCGAGCGGGACGCGGCAAAGCAAATCAAGACCGCCATCGCAACAGGCGAGTTCGGTGCAACCAAAGGCGGCAGCGTCAGCCTTGTCGGTGCCGGACCGGGGGCCAAGGACCTTATCACGCTGCGCGGGGTGCAACGCCTGCAAGAGGCAGATGTGATCTTTTATGATCGTCTGCTGGACCCTGAAATCCTCGATCTTGCGCGCCGCGACGCGGAACGCATCTATGTTGGCAAGGCCCCGGGATGCCACAGTTGGCCACAGGACAAAATCACGCAGACTTTGGTCTTTGCGGCACAGCGTGGCCAAAGGGTCGTCCGTCTCAAATGTGGCGATCCGGGTGTGTTTGCGCGCAGCACCGAAGAAATCGATGCGTTC
This portion of the Octadecabacter sp. SW4 genome encodes:
- the cysG gene encoding siroheme synthase CysG yields the protein MKTFPMFLQMAGRRVVILGGGEQAAQKARLILKTEASVDVYAPTLDPELAGLVAQGRLHHHIGPVTPSCFANAALTFIATGCPGLDSALHALAKEAGATVNVVDQPHLCDAITPSIVDRDPVVVAIGTEGTAPVLARQIKTRLEETLEPRLGDLAALAGRLRASAAARLAPRARRDLWRWVFNDQPRQLFTSGAERDAAKQIKTAIATGEFGATKGGSVSLVGAGPGAKDLITLRGVQRLQEADVIFYDRLLDPEILDLARRDAERIYVGKAPGCHSWPQDKITQTLVFAAQRGQRVVRLKCGDPGVFARSTEEIDAFKANGIAFEIVPGVTAACAAAATLGESLTERGAVDSLVLTTGHLEQGYAVPDAIKDLKPGTCVALYMAVGAAPQIMAQLDRSHPDAGLDVQVVARAQRKQQVVFNCTLCALEDRLMAHEITGEAMLFIRWPRNKRLDARAACRSCAVA